One Brassica napus cultivar Da-Ae chromosome A1, Da-Ae, whole genome shotgun sequence genomic region harbors:
- the LOC106352414 gene encoding trihelix transcription factor ASIL2: METTPETQSKSQSQTGGSSHRIPPGREDWWSEDATATLIEAWGDRYVNLSRGNLRQNDWREVADAVNSIHGGSGRPKTDVQCKNRIDTLKKKYKTEKAKPSPSSWCFFERLDFLIGPVAAKKSTAAVTPALKNHTLNQTGSKSSGSSLDDDDDDDDDEVGDWGFVVRKHRRVEEVDPSGGEGSSCRELARAILKLGEVYERMEGAKQRMMVELEKQRMEAAKELELQRMNMLMDMQMELERSKLGKCRAAAASGKKL; encoded by the exons ATGGAGACGACGCCGGAGACTCAATCGAAATCTCAATCACAAACAGGCGGCTCCTCCCACCGTATTCCGCCGGGACGAGAGGACTGGTGGAGCGAGGACGCGACGGCGACGCTGATAGAAGCCTGGGGAGACCGTTACGTCAACCTCAGCCGCGGAAACCTCCGGCAGAACGACTGGAGAGAAGTCGCCGACGCCGTGAACTCGATCCACGGCGGCAGCGGGAGGCCGAAGACGGACGTGCAGTGCAAGAACCGGATCGACACGCTGAAGAAGAAGTACAAGACGGAGAAGGCGAAGCCTTCTCCGTCCTCTTGGTGCTTCTTCGAGAGGCTCGATTTCTTGATCGGCCCCGTCGCGGCGAAGAAATCCACCGCCGCCGTGACACCGGCGTTAAAGAATCATACTTTGAATCAAACCGGATCTAAATCGAGTGGAAGCTCTCtggacgatgatgatgatgatgatgatgatgaggtgGGAGATTGGGGGTTTGTGGTGAGGAAGCATCGGAGAGTTGAGGAGGTGGATCCGAGTGGAGGTGAAGGGTCGTCGTGTAGGGAGCTGGCGAGAGCGATTTTGAAGTTAGGGGAGGTGTACGAGAGGATGGAAGGTGCGAAGCAGAGGATGATGGTTGAGTTGGAGAAGCAGAGGATGGAAGCTGCTAAGGAGCTTGAGTTGCAACGGATGAACATGTTGATGGATATGCAGATGGAGCTTGAAAGATCCAAGCTTGGCAAGTGTAGAGCTGCTGCTGCTTCAG GGAAGAAGTTGTAG
- the LOC106352384 gene encoding clathrin heavy chain 1 isoform X2 codes for MAAANAPITMKEVLTLPSIGINQQFITFTNVTMESDKYICVRETAPQNSVVIIDMNMPMQPLRRPITADSALMNPNSRILALKAQVPGTTQDHLQIFNIEAKAKLKSHQMPEQVAFWKWITPKMLGLVTQTSVYHWSIEGDSEPVKMFDRTANLANNQIINYKCSPDEKWLVLIGIAPGSPERPQLVKGNMQLFSVNQQRSQALEAHAASFAQFKVPGNENPSILISFASKSFNAGQITSKLHVIELGAQPGKPSFSKKQADLFFPPDFADDFPVAMQVSHKFNLIYVITKLGLLFVYDLETASAIYRNRISPDPIFLTSEASSVGGFYAINRRGQVLLATVNEATIIPFISGQLNNLELAVNLAKRGNLPGAENLVVQRFQELFAQTKYKEAAELAAESPQGILRTPDTVAKFQSVPVQAGQTPPLLQYFGTLLTRGKLNSYESLELSRLVVNQNKKNLLENWLAEDKLECSEELGDLVKTVDNDLALKIYIKARATPKVVAAFAERREFDKILIYSKQVGYTPDYMFLLQTILRTDPQGAVNFALMMSQMEGGCPVDYNTITDLFLQRNLIREATAFLLDVLKPNLPEHAFLQTKVLEINLVTFPNVADAILANGMFSHYDRPRVAQLCEKAGLYIQSLKHYSELPDIKRVIVNTHAIEPQALVEFFGTLSSEWAMECMKDLLLVNLRGNLQIIVQACKEYCEQLGVDSCIKLFEQFKSYEGLYFFLGSYLSMSEDPEIHFKYIEAAAKTGQIKEVERVTRESNFYDAEKTKNFLMEAKLPDARPLINVCDRFGFVPDLTHYLYTNNMLRYIEGYVQKVNPGNAPLVVGQLLDDECPEDFIKGLILSVRSLLPVEPLVEECEKRNRLRLLTQFLEHLVSEGSQDTHVHNALGKIIIDSNNNPEHFLTTNPYYDSKVVGKYCEKRDPTLAVVAYRRGQCDEELINVTNKNSLFKLQARYVVERMDGDLWDKVLVEENEYRRQLIDQVVSTALPESKSPEQVSAAVKAFMTADLPHELIELLEKIVLQNSAFSGNFNLQNLLILTAIKADPSRVMDYINRLDNFDGPAVGEVAVDAQLYEEAFAIFKKFNLNVQAVNVLLDNVRSIERAVEFAFRVEEDSVWSQVAKAQLRDGLVSDAIESFIRAEDATHFLEVIRATEDANVYDDLVRYLLMVRQKVKEPKVDSELIYAYAKIERLGEIEEFILMPNVANLQTVGDRLYDEALYEAAKIIYAFISNWAKLAVTLVKLQQFQGAVDAARKANSAKTWKEVCFACVDAEEFRLAQICGLNVIIQVDDLEEVSEFYQNRGCFSELISLMESGLGLERAHMGIFTELGVLYARYRYEKLMEHIKLFSTRLNIPKLIRACDEQQHWQELTYLYIQYDEFDNAATTVMNHSPEAWEHMQFKDIVAKVANVELYYKAVHFYLQEHPDIINDLLNVLALRLDHTRVVDIMRKAGQLRLIKPYMVAVQSNNVSAVNEALNEIYVEEEDYDRLRESIDLHDSFDQIGLAQKIEKHELVEMRRVAAYIYKKAGRWKQSIALSKKDNMYKDCMETASQSGDHDLAEQLLVYFIEQGKKECFATCLFVCYDLIRPDVALELAWINNMIDFAFPYLLQFIREYSGKVDELIKDKLEAQKEVKAKEQEEKDVMSQQNMYAQLLPLALPAPPMPGMGGGPGMGGGYGPPPQMGGMPGMPPMPPYGMPPMGGY; via the exons ATGGCGGCAGCAAACGCCCCAATCACGATGAAGGAGGTCCTAACG CTTCCGAGCATTGGGATCAACCAGCAATTCATCACGTTTACGAATGTTACTATGGAGTCTGACAAGTACATATGTGTACGAGAGACTGCACCTCAGAACAGCGTCGTGATTATAGATATGAACATGCCGATGCAGCCTCTAAGGAGACCTATAACTGCTGATTCTGCTCTTATGAACCCTAACTCGAGGATCCTTGCCTTGAAAG cTCAAGTTCCAGGAACTACTCAGGATCATCTTCAGATATTTAACATCGAAGCAAAAGCGAAGTTGAAATCACATCAGATGCCTGAGCAG GTTGCTTTTTGGAAATGGATTACACCAAAGATGTTGGGGCTGGTCACACAAACTTCCGTGTATCATTGGTCGATTGAAG GTGATTCTGAGCCAGTTAAGATGTTTGATAGAACGGCCAATTTGGcaaacaatcaaattattaaCTATAAGTGCTCTCCTGATGAGAAGTGGTTGGTGTTGATTGGAATTGCTCCTGGCTCTCCTGAG AGACCACAATTGGTAAAAGGGAATATGCAGCTATTCTCTGTAAATCAACAGCGGAGCCAGGCCCTTGAAGCGCATGCTGCTTCATTTGCTCAGTTTAAG GTCCCTGGGAATGAGAATCCTTCTATTCTTATATCCTTTGCAAGCAAGAGCTTTAATGCTGGGCAGATAACATCAAAGTTGCATGTCATTGAGCTTGGTGCACAACCAG GAAAACCATCATTTTCAAAGAAGCAGGCAGACCTCTTTTTCCCTCCTGATTTTGCAGATGACTTTCCTGTAGCCATGCAG GTCTCACACAAATTTAACTTGATATATGTCATCACCAAGCTTGGCCTGTTGTTTGTATACGATCTAGAGACGGCTTCTGCTATCTACAGAAATCGGATAAGTCCAGACCCAATTTTCTTGACTTCTGAAGCTTCTTCCGTTGGGGGTTTCTATGCCATTAATAGGCGAGGACAAGTTCTTTTGGCTACAGTAAACGAGGCTACGATAATACCGTTTATTAGCGGTCAA TTGAACAATTTGGAACTTGCTGTCAATCTGGCTAAAAGAGGAAACCTCCCTGGTGCGGAAAATCTG GTTGTCCAGCGGTTCCAAGAGTTATTTGCTCAAACAAAGTACAAGGAGGCTGCTGAACTTGCTGCTGAATCTCCTCAGGGGATTCTACGGACACCTGATACGGTGGCTAAGTTCCAG AGTGTTCCTGTACAAGCAGGGCAAACTCCTCCCTTGTTACAGTATTTTGGAACCCTTTTGACTAGAGGGAAGCTCAATTCGTATGAGTCTTTGGAACTATCCCGGCTTGTTGTGAATCAAAACAAGAAGAACCTTTTGGAAAACTGGTTGGCAGAGGATAAGCTAGAATGCAGTGAAGAACTTGGAGACCTTGTCAAG ACTGTGGATAATGACCTTGCTCTGAAAATATACATCAAAGCTCGAGCTACTCCAAAAGTTGTTGCAGCTTTTGCAGAGCGAAGGGAGTTTGATAAAATACTGATTTACTCAAAGCAG GTTGGGTACACACCTGATTACATGTTTCTTCTGCAAACAATACTCCGTACGGATCCTCAG GGAGCAGTAAATTTCGCTTTAATGATGTCCCAAATGGAAGGAGGTTGTCCAGTTGACTACAACACCATAACTGATCTTTTCCTTCAG AGAAATCTGATCCGTGAAGCGACTGCTTTCCTTTTGGATGTTCTGAAGCCAAATTTACCTGAGCATGCTTTTCTACAAACTAAG GTTTTGGAGATCAATTTGGTAACCTTTCCCAATGTGGCTGATGCAATTTTAGCAAATGGGATGTTCAGCCACTATGACCGCCCTCGGGTTGCTCAGCTTTGTGAAAAGGCTGGACTTTATATCCAATCTTTAAAG CATTACTCAGAGTTACCTGATATTAAACGTGTAATTGTGAACACACATGCAATTGAGCCGCAG GCTCTTGTCGAGTTTTTTGGTACTCTTTCCAGCGAGTGGGCTATGGAGTGCATGAAGGATCTTCTGTTGGTTAACCTAAGAGGCAACCTTCAGATAATCGTTCAG GCTTGCAAGGAGTACTGTGAGCAACTTGGTGTTGATTCATGCATCAAACTCTTTGAGCAGTTCAAGTCGTATGAAGGACTATACTTTTTCCTAGGTTCATATTTGAGTATGAG TGAGGATCCCGAGATTCACTTCAAGTACATTGAAGCAGCTGCCAAGACTGGTCAAATAAAGGAGGTTGAGCGTGTCACTAGAGAGTCTAACTTTTATGATGCTGAAAAGACGAAGAACTTTTTGATGGAAGCTAAGCTTCCTGATGCCCGGCCTTTGATAAATGTCTGCGACCGTTTTGGCTTTGTACCTGATCTGACCCATTACCTGTACACAAACAACATGCTTCGTTACATTGAAGGTTACGTTCAGAAG GTCAACCCTGGGAATGCTCCCTTAGTTGTGGGGCAGTTGCTTGATGACGAATGCCCTGAAGATTTTATAAAAGGCCTCATTCTCTCTGTTCGTTCATTGCTTCCAGTCGAACCCCTTGTTGAGGAATGTGAGAAGAG AAATCGACTCCGTCTCCTTACTCAGTTCTTGGAGCATCTAGTTAGTGAGGGAAGCCAAGATACGCATGTCCACAATGCCTTGGGTAAAATTATCATAGACAGCAACAACAACCCTGAGCATTTCCTGACCACCAACCCGTACTATGACTCTAAGGTTGTGGGTAAATACTGCGAGAAACGTGATCCCACCCTGGCTGTTGTGGCATACAGAAGAGGACAATGTGATGAAGAACTCATCAATGTCACCAACAAAAACTCTTTGTTCAAGTTACAAGCCAG GTACGTAGTGGAGAGGATGGATGGTGACCTCTGGGACAAGGTTCTTGTGGAGGAAAATGAATATAGAAGACAACTTATTGACCAAGTTGTGTCTACTGCTTTACCCGAAAGCAAGAGCCCAGAGCAAGTCTCTGCAGCTGTTAAAGCATTCATGACTGCTGATCTCCCGCATGAGCTTATCGAACTTCTGGAAAAGATTGTGCTTCAAAACTCGGCCTTCAGTGGAAACTTCAATCTGCAAAATCTGCTTATACTGACAGCAATCAAGGCAGATCCGTCTAGAGTTATGGATTACATTAACAGGCTAGATAATTTTGATGGTCCGGCTGTTGGAGAAGTTGCAGTTGATGCCCAATTATATGAGGAAGCATTTgcgatttttaagaaatttaactTAAATGTTCAAGCTGTCAACGTATTGTTGGATAACGTTAGAAGCATTGAGCGTGCAGTTGAATTTGCTTTCCGGGTCGAAGAGGATTCCGTTTGGAGCCAAGTCGCTAAGGCTCAGCTCAGAGATGGACTAGTCAGTGATGCAATTGAGTCTTTCATTCGTGCTGAGGATGCCACTCATTTCTTGGAGGTCATACGTGCTACTGAAGATGCTAATGTCTATGATGACTTGGTCAGATACCTCCTTATGGTTAGACAGAAGGTGAAAGAACCCAAGGTTGATAGTGAGCTCATTTATGCTTATGCAAAGATTGAAAGGTTGGGTGAGATTGAAGAATTTATTCTGATGCCAAACGTTGCTAACCTACAAACTGTCGGTGATCGCCTGTACGACGAAGCTCTGTATGAGGCTGCAAAAATAATCTATGCGTTCATTTCAAACTGGGCCAAGTTAGCCGTCACTCTTGTGAAGTTGCAGCAGTTCCAAGGTGCTGTTGATGCTGCAAGGAAAGCAAACAGTGCAAAGACATGGAAGGAAGTCTGCTTTGCTTGTGTTGATGCAGAGGAATTCCGGTTGGCTCAAATATGTGGACTTAACGTCATTATACAG GTGGATGACCTGGAAGAAGTCAGCGAGTTCTACCAAAACAGAGGATGCTTCAGTGAACTAATCTCACTTATGGAGAGTGGACTTGGTCTGGAACGGGCTCACATGGGGATCTTCACCGAGTTGGGTGTACTGTACGCCAGATATCGTTATGAGAAGCTTATGGAGCACATCAAGTTGTTCTCCACTCGCCTCAATATTCCCAAGCTTATACGAGCCTGTGATGAACAACAGCACTGGCAGGAACTTACCTATCTTTACATTCAGTATGATGAGTTTGATAATGCTGCTACCACTGTCATGAACCACTCTCCTGAAGCATGGGAGCACATGCAATTCAAAGACATTGTTGCCAAGGTTGCGAATGTTGAGCTTTACTACAAGGCCGTTCACTTCTACTTGCAAGAGCACCCTGATATAATCAACGATCTTCTCAATGTGCTTGCTCTGCGGTTAGATCACACACGTGTCGTGGATATTATGCGCAAG GCTGGTCAGTTGCGCCTTATCAAGCCCTACATGGTTGCAGTTCAGAGCAACAATGTTTCTGCTGTAAATGAAGCTCTGAATGAGATATacgtagaagaagaagactatGACAGGTTACGCGAGTCTATCGATTTGCATGACAGCTTTGATCAGATAGGCCTCGCTCAGAAG ATTGAGAAACACGAGCTTGTTGAAATGAGGCGTGTGGCTGCGTATATTTACAAGAAAGCTGGTAGATGGAAGCAATCAATTGCTTTGTCAAAGAAAGATAACATGTACAAGGACTGTATGGAAACTGCTTCACAATCCGGCGACCATGACCTTGCAGAACAACTTCTCGTTTACTTCATTGAACAG GGGAAGAAGGAATGCTTTGCCACATGTCTCTTTGTGTGTTATGACTTAATCAGACCAGATGTTGCTCTAGAACTTGCTTGGATCAACAACATGATTGACTTTGCCTTCCCGTATCTCCTCCAG TTTATCCGAGAATACTCTGGCAAAGTGGACGAACTAATCAAGGACAAGCTAGAGGCACAGAAAGAAGTGAAGGCCAAAGAGCAGGAAGAGAAGGATGTCATGTCCCAACAG AACATGTACGCGCAACTATTGCCACTGGCTCTACCTGCGCCACCGATGCCAGGAATGGGAGGAGGTCCAGGGATGGGAGGCGGCTATGGTCCGCCACCACAGATGGGAGGAATGCCAGGAATGCCTCCAATGCCACCATATGGAATGCCTCCGATGGGCGGGTACTAA
- the LOC106352384 gene encoding clathrin heavy chain 1 isoform X1, which produces MAAANAPITMKEVLTLPSIGINQQFITFTNVTMESDKYICVRETAPQNSVVIIDMNMPMQPLRRPITADSALMNPNSRILALKAQVPGTTQDHLQIFNIEAKAKLKSHQMPEQVAFWKWITPKMLGLVTQTSVYHWSIEGDSEPVKMFDRTANLANNQIINYKCSPDEKWLVLIGIAPGSPERPQLVKGNMQLFSVNQQRSQALEAHAASFAQFKVPGNENPSILISFASKSFNAGQITSKLHVIELGAQPGKPSFSKKQADLFFPPDFADDFPVAMQVSHKFNLIYVITKLGLLFVYDLETASAIYRNRISPDPIFLTSEASSVGGFYAINRRGQVLLATVNEATIIPFISGQLNNLELAVNLAKRGNLPGAENLVVQRFQELFAQTKYKEAAELAAESPQGILRTPDTVAKFQSVPVQAGQTPPLLQYFGTLLTRGKLNSYESLELSRLVVNQNKKNLLENWLAEDKLECSEELGDLVKTVDNDLALKIYIKARATPKVVAAFAERREFDKILIYSKQVGYTPDYMFLLQTILRTDPQGAVNFALMMSQMEGGCPVDYNTITDLFLQRNLIREATAFLLDVLKPNLPEHAFLQTKVLEINLVTFPNVADAILANGMFSHYDRPRVAQLCEKAGLYIQSLKVIAQRLLFLVGLIEMYFLIFFLILTSFFCPVQHYSELPDIKRVIVNTHAIEPQALVEFFGTLSSEWAMECMKDLLLVNLRGNLQIIVQACKEYCEQLGVDSCIKLFEQFKSYEGLYFFLGSYLSMSEDPEIHFKYIEAAAKTGQIKEVERVTRESNFYDAEKTKNFLMEAKLPDARPLINVCDRFGFVPDLTHYLYTNNMLRYIEGYVQKVNPGNAPLVVGQLLDDECPEDFIKGLILSVRSLLPVEPLVEECEKRNRLRLLTQFLEHLVSEGSQDTHVHNALGKIIIDSNNNPEHFLTTNPYYDSKVVGKYCEKRDPTLAVVAYRRGQCDEELINVTNKNSLFKLQARYVVERMDGDLWDKVLVEENEYRRQLIDQVVSTALPESKSPEQVSAAVKAFMTADLPHELIELLEKIVLQNSAFSGNFNLQNLLILTAIKADPSRVMDYINRLDNFDGPAVGEVAVDAQLYEEAFAIFKKFNLNVQAVNVLLDNVRSIERAVEFAFRVEEDSVWSQVAKAQLRDGLVSDAIESFIRAEDATHFLEVIRATEDANVYDDLVRYLLMVRQKVKEPKVDSELIYAYAKIERLGEIEEFILMPNVANLQTVGDRLYDEALYEAAKIIYAFISNWAKLAVTLVKLQQFQGAVDAARKANSAKTWKEVCFACVDAEEFRLAQICGLNVIIQVDDLEEVSEFYQNRGCFSELISLMESGLGLERAHMGIFTELGVLYARYRYEKLMEHIKLFSTRLNIPKLIRACDEQQHWQELTYLYIQYDEFDNAATTVMNHSPEAWEHMQFKDIVAKVANVELYYKAVHFYLQEHPDIINDLLNVLALRLDHTRVVDIMRKAGQLRLIKPYMVAVQSNNVSAVNEALNEIYVEEEDYDRLRESIDLHDSFDQIGLAQKIEKHELVEMRRVAAYIYKKAGRWKQSIALSKKDNMYKDCMETASQSGDHDLAEQLLVYFIEQGKKECFATCLFVCYDLIRPDVALELAWINNMIDFAFPYLLQFIREYSGKVDELIKDKLEAQKEVKAKEQEEKDVMSQQNMYAQLLPLALPAPPMPGMGGGPGMGGGYGPPPQMGGMPGMPPMPPYGMPPMGGY; this is translated from the exons ATGGCGGCAGCAAACGCCCCAATCACGATGAAGGAGGTCCTAACG CTTCCGAGCATTGGGATCAACCAGCAATTCATCACGTTTACGAATGTTACTATGGAGTCTGACAAGTACATATGTGTACGAGAGACTGCACCTCAGAACAGCGTCGTGATTATAGATATGAACATGCCGATGCAGCCTCTAAGGAGACCTATAACTGCTGATTCTGCTCTTATGAACCCTAACTCGAGGATCCTTGCCTTGAAAG cTCAAGTTCCAGGAACTACTCAGGATCATCTTCAGATATTTAACATCGAAGCAAAAGCGAAGTTGAAATCACATCAGATGCCTGAGCAG GTTGCTTTTTGGAAATGGATTACACCAAAGATGTTGGGGCTGGTCACACAAACTTCCGTGTATCATTGGTCGATTGAAG GTGATTCTGAGCCAGTTAAGATGTTTGATAGAACGGCCAATTTGGcaaacaatcaaattattaaCTATAAGTGCTCTCCTGATGAGAAGTGGTTGGTGTTGATTGGAATTGCTCCTGGCTCTCCTGAG AGACCACAATTGGTAAAAGGGAATATGCAGCTATTCTCTGTAAATCAACAGCGGAGCCAGGCCCTTGAAGCGCATGCTGCTTCATTTGCTCAGTTTAAG GTCCCTGGGAATGAGAATCCTTCTATTCTTATATCCTTTGCAAGCAAGAGCTTTAATGCTGGGCAGATAACATCAAAGTTGCATGTCATTGAGCTTGGTGCACAACCAG GAAAACCATCATTTTCAAAGAAGCAGGCAGACCTCTTTTTCCCTCCTGATTTTGCAGATGACTTTCCTGTAGCCATGCAG GTCTCACACAAATTTAACTTGATATATGTCATCACCAAGCTTGGCCTGTTGTTTGTATACGATCTAGAGACGGCTTCTGCTATCTACAGAAATCGGATAAGTCCAGACCCAATTTTCTTGACTTCTGAAGCTTCTTCCGTTGGGGGTTTCTATGCCATTAATAGGCGAGGACAAGTTCTTTTGGCTACAGTAAACGAGGCTACGATAATACCGTTTATTAGCGGTCAA TTGAACAATTTGGAACTTGCTGTCAATCTGGCTAAAAGAGGAAACCTCCCTGGTGCGGAAAATCTG GTTGTCCAGCGGTTCCAAGAGTTATTTGCTCAAACAAAGTACAAGGAGGCTGCTGAACTTGCTGCTGAATCTCCTCAGGGGATTCTACGGACACCTGATACGGTGGCTAAGTTCCAG AGTGTTCCTGTACAAGCAGGGCAAACTCCTCCCTTGTTACAGTATTTTGGAACCCTTTTGACTAGAGGGAAGCTCAATTCGTATGAGTCTTTGGAACTATCCCGGCTTGTTGTGAATCAAAACAAGAAGAACCTTTTGGAAAACTGGTTGGCAGAGGATAAGCTAGAATGCAGTGAAGAACTTGGAGACCTTGTCAAG ACTGTGGATAATGACCTTGCTCTGAAAATATACATCAAAGCTCGAGCTACTCCAAAAGTTGTTGCAGCTTTTGCAGAGCGAAGGGAGTTTGATAAAATACTGATTTACTCAAAGCAG GTTGGGTACACACCTGATTACATGTTTCTTCTGCAAACAATACTCCGTACGGATCCTCAG GGAGCAGTAAATTTCGCTTTAATGATGTCCCAAATGGAAGGAGGTTGTCCAGTTGACTACAACACCATAACTGATCTTTTCCTTCAG AGAAATCTGATCCGTGAAGCGACTGCTTTCCTTTTGGATGTTCTGAAGCCAAATTTACCTGAGCATGCTTTTCTACAAACTAAG GTTTTGGAGATCAATTTGGTAACCTTTCCCAATGTGGCTGATGCAATTTTAGCAAATGGGATGTTCAGCCACTATGACCGCCCTCGGGTTGCTCAGCTTTGTGAAAAGGCTGGACTTTATATCCAATCTTTAAAGGTTATTGCTCAACGTTTACTCTTTTTGGTTGGCCTAATAGAGatgtattttcttattttctttttaatcttaacttcttttttttgccCTGTGCAGCATTACTCAGAGTTACCTGATATTAAACGTGTAATTGTGAACACACATGCAATTGAGCCGCAG GCTCTTGTCGAGTTTTTTGGTACTCTTTCCAGCGAGTGGGCTATGGAGTGCATGAAGGATCTTCTGTTGGTTAACCTAAGAGGCAACCTTCAGATAATCGTTCAG GCTTGCAAGGAGTACTGTGAGCAACTTGGTGTTGATTCATGCATCAAACTCTTTGAGCAGTTCAAGTCGTATGAAGGACTATACTTTTTCCTAGGTTCATATTTGAGTATGAG TGAGGATCCCGAGATTCACTTCAAGTACATTGAAGCAGCTGCCAAGACTGGTCAAATAAAGGAGGTTGAGCGTGTCACTAGAGAGTCTAACTTTTATGATGCTGAAAAGACGAAGAACTTTTTGATGGAAGCTAAGCTTCCTGATGCCCGGCCTTTGATAAATGTCTGCGACCGTTTTGGCTTTGTACCTGATCTGACCCATTACCTGTACACAAACAACATGCTTCGTTACATTGAAGGTTACGTTCAGAAG GTCAACCCTGGGAATGCTCCCTTAGTTGTGGGGCAGTTGCTTGATGACGAATGCCCTGAAGATTTTATAAAAGGCCTCATTCTCTCTGTTCGTTCATTGCTTCCAGTCGAACCCCTTGTTGAGGAATGTGAGAAGAG AAATCGACTCCGTCTCCTTACTCAGTTCTTGGAGCATCTAGTTAGTGAGGGAAGCCAAGATACGCATGTCCACAATGCCTTGGGTAAAATTATCATAGACAGCAACAACAACCCTGAGCATTTCCTGACCACCAACCCGTACTATGACTCTAAGGTTGTGGGTAAATACTGCGAGAAACGTGATCCCACCCTGGCTGTTGTGGCATACAGAAGAGGACAATGTGATGAAGAACTCATCAATGTCACCAACAAAAACTCTTTGTTCAAGTTACAAGCCAG GTACGTAGTGGAGAGGATGGATGGTGACCTCTGGGACAAGGTTCTTGTGGAGGAAAATGAATATAGAAGACAACTTATTGACCAAGTTGTGTCTACTGCTTTACCCGAAAGCAAGAGCCCAGAGCAAGTCTCTGCAGCTGTTAAAGCATTCATGACTGCTGATCTCCCGCATGAGCTTATCGAACTTCTGGAAAAGATTGTGCTTCAAAACTCGGCCTTCAGTGGAAACTTCAATCTGCAAAATCTGCTTATACTGACAGCAATCAAGGCAGATCCGTCTAGAGTTATGGATTACATTAACAGGCTAGATAATTTTGATGGTCCGGCTGTTGGAGAAGTTGCAGTTGATGCCCAATTATATGAGGAAGCATTTgcgatttttaagaaatttaactTAAATGTTCAAGCTGTCAACGTATTGTTGGATAACGTTAGAAGCATTGAGCGTGCAGTTGAATTTGCTTTCCGGGTCGAAGAGGATTCCGTTTGGAGCCAAGTCGCTAAGGCTCAGCTCAGAGATGGACTAGTCAGTGATGCAATTGAGTCTTTCATTCGTGCTGAGGATGCCACTCATTTCTTGGAGGTCATACGTGCTACTGAAGATGCTAATGTCTATGATGACTTGGTCAGATACCTCCTTATGGTTAGACAGAAGGTGAAAGAACCCAAGGTTGATAGTGAGCTCATTTATGCTTATGCAAAGATTGAAAGGTTGGGTGAGATTGAAGAATTTATTCTGATGCCAAACGTTGCTAACCTACAAACTGTCGGTGATCGCCTGTACGACGAAGCTCTGTATGAGGCTGCAAAAATAATCTATGCGTTCATTTCAAACTGGGCCAAGTTAGCCGTCACTCTTGTGAAGTTGCAGCAGTTCCAAGGTGCTGTTGATGCTGCAAGGAAAGCAAACAGTGCAAAGACATGGAAGGAAGTCTGCTTTGCTTGTGTTGATGCAGAGGAATTCCGGTTGGCTCAAATATGTGGACTTAACGTCATTATACAG GTGGATGACCTGGAAGAAGTCAGCGAGTTCTACCAAAACAGAGGATGCTTCAGTGAACTAATCTCACTTATGGAGAGTGGACTTGGTCTGGAACGGGCTCACATGGGGATCTTCACCGAGTTGGGTGTACTGTACGCCAGATATCGTTATGAGAAGCTTATGGAGCACATCAAGTTGTTCTCCACTCGCCTCAATATTCCCAAGCTTATACGAGCCTGTGATGAACAACAGCACTGGCAGGAACTTACCTATCTTTACATTCAGTATGATGAGTTTGATAATGCTGCTACCACTGTCATGAACCACTCTCCTGAAGCATGGGAGCACATGCAATTCAAAGACATTGTTGCCAAGGTTGCGAATGTTGAGCTTTACTACAAGGCCGTTCACTTCTACTTGCAAGAGCACCCTGATATAATCAACGATCTTCTCAATGTGCTTGCTCTGCGGTTAGATCACACACGTGTCGTGGATATTATGCGCAAG GCTGGTCAGTTGCGCCTTATCAAGCCCTACATGGTTGCAGTTCAGAGCAACAATGTTTCTGCTGTAAATGAAGCTCTGAATGAGATATacgtagaagaagaagactatGACAGGTTACGCGAGTCTATCGATTTGCATGACAGCTTTGATCAGATAGGCCTCGCTCAGAAG ATTGAGAAACACGAGCTTGTTGAAATGAGGCGTGTGGCTGCGTATATTTACAAGAAAGCTGGTAGATGGAAGCAATCAATTGCTTTGTCAAAGAAAGATAACATGTACAAGGACTGTATGGAAACTGCTTCACAATCCGGCGACCATGACCTTGCAGAACAACTTCTCGTTTACTTCATTGAACAG GGGAAGAAGGAATGCTTTGCCACATGTCTCTTTGTGTGTTATGACTTAATCAGACCAGATGTTGCTCTAGAACTTGCTTGGATCAACAACATGATTGACTTTGCCTTCCCGTATCTCCTCCAG TTTATCCGAGAATACTCTGGCAAAGTGGACGAACTAATCAAGGACAAGCTAGAGGCACAGAAAGAAGTGAAGGCCAAAGAGCAGGAAGAGAAGGATGTCATGTCCCAACAG AACATGTACGCGCAACTATTGCCACTGGCTCTACCTGCGCCACCGATGCCAGGAATGGGAGGAGGTCCAGGGATGGGAGGCGGCTATGGTCCGCCACCACAGATGGGAGGAATGCCAGGAATGCCTCCAATGCCACCATATGGAATGCCTCCGATGGGCGGGTACTAA